The Mya arenaria isolate MELC-2E11 chromosome 15, ASM2691426v1 genomic sequence AGATAACAACACAATCATACCACATACATAAccacacagtcataccacatacaatacaacacagtTTTATCACATACATAACCATACAGTCTTACAGTATACATAACCACACAGTCATACCCCATAGAAAACAGCaaagacataccacatacataacaacacaatcataccacatacaaaaccaCACAGTCATACCTCATACATAATCActcagtcataccacatacaaaacaacacagttatACCACATACGTAACAACACAGTCATCCCACATACATAACCACagagtcataccacatacataaCCAAACAGTCTACCACATACATAAccacacagtcataccacatacataaTCATATAGTCATACcgcatacaaaacaacacagttttaacacatatataacaacacagtcataccacatacaaaaccaCACAGTCATACCGCATACATAAtcacacagtcataccacatacaaaacaacacagttatACCACATACGTAACAACACAGTCATCCCACATACATAACAACagagtcataccacatacataaCCAAACAGTCTACCACTTACATAACCACACAGTCATACCGTATATATAACCATACAGTCATACcgcatacaaaacaacacagttttACCACATATATAACAACACAGCCATACcacatacataacaacacatCCATACCACATACATAACCACACAGTAATACCCcacatacataacaacacagtcataccacatacaaaacaacacagttttTCCACATCTataacaacacagtcataccacatacataaCCACACAGTCACAccacataaaaaaacaacacaggtTTTCCACATTTataacaacacagtcataccgcATACATAACCAAACAGTCATAACACATACATAACCACACAGTAATACCACATACATAACAACACTGCCAtaccacatataaaacaacacagtcatactacatacaaaacaacacagtcctACCACAAACATAACCACACAGtaataccacatacaaaacaacacagccataccacatacataacaacacagtaatatcacatacaaaacaacacatccataccatatataaaacaacacagccatactacatacaaaacattatcagttatatgacatatccttcattattccaaaaaatcttgtttttaaatccatttgaaatcattgagaAATGaccaaacatatgtattatacaggataatacatggttgacatATATTGTCCCAACGTTAGGAATGTGGAGATTCCTCAACGTTATTACAGCGTTAGTTTGACAATGAAAGCACAACATTCATGTAACCTTGTAACAAGCATTGGGTGCGGAAAACAAACCGAAAACAAAACGCTTGTCAAATGCAGTCGTAACAATGAAATAACACACATAGCTGATAatgtattttactgttttattgcTCGTTTGGTAGATGATTTATTCTACTACAACTCTGGTAAGACGCATATGTCAAACACGCTCGGCAAATAATAGGGTGCGTGATTAAGAATGctagattattattatttacttttctATCCTCTAAgcaaacaacttgttttaatatcattatatagtAATTACAttcatgttatacaatattctattaaaacaacaaatcgAGAGTATTTActcatatgttgttgtttttttattcttaactGCGTCTATTAAAGGGACCAGGACAAGGTTGTCAGCAcgattttttaaagttaaggGAATCAGCGAAAACATgaccttgaatttttttttgattaCTCATCGATCATTTTAACAATAGTTGGTGGAAAATATGTACACATTATTGTGGCACTAACGTTTTGACATAGTTACTACAAcgttataaaataacattaacatgaCACAAACTCCACACAAAGTAAAACTAACTATATTTGTATACTGAACTAGCAGCGTCCTCCTTAGTCGCcatcaagaaataaaaacaagtagCGCGAGGCCATCAATTGATATCTTGTATGGGAGGTTTAAGGCTAGCAAGATTGGCAAACACATTTTCTATACACCGCTTTGCCGGGGTGCATGAAAACTTGTATCATAATCCAATAAACACGCTCATCAATCTGTTCAGCCCATAGTACCCTTATCTCATTGCGACTTTAcgtaaacaaatttatttagaaaatccGTTTTTATTTTCCTGTTTGACATCTTGACATCCATCGTGACCGTAGCTCTTtggaatataataattaatcaCTTAGATTGACAATGGGGAAAACATCGAAAAAAGTTATCCTTTTTTAATCGTACATGAAAGAATTTAATTTCATTGGTTTTAATCGAGAACTAGTCCTACATGGGCATCTGTTTTAATAACAACGTacaaaaaatgtacataaagGAACTATTATTACAACACAGTTTGAATAATGATATTCGAATACATATTTGCATCAACTTCATTCATGAAAACCATGACTATTTCTACAACACCAATATTGTGGGTCCAAGAGACATAACGTgcgcatttattttattgcatgtggGAGAATGTTTATCGTTTGTCccacattaaatatatatatatactatcaTCCTGGTGATCAAAGTTATTGAGTGGGATCCCATTGGGTTTCtaaacatatctttatataGCACGGGCTTGGTCATCAATCGTAATCTTGAATAACAGTTTAACGTCTACCaaagtaaacaaatacattttctatACTCCACTGCGCAGGGTTATCAAATTGGGCTGACAGACTACTTATATTACAAACACGATCAGTTCATGATTAGACTAAACCTAATGATAGTTGTTTCGTTATGTAATCCTTATTTATACACCTTCTTAATCGTCACCGTTGCCTGTTGGGATACAATCTTTAATTTATTCAGATATGGGAAAAGCACAGGGTAACCGTGCcagtaagtgttttattttactaatgcaacttttgttattttaattgaaagctATTCCTATATaggcatttgttttatttacaactaCTAAACGCATGCACGCAAaggaacataaatattattttaactaggtttaaacaatgatattcgaatacatatttgtatgaaCTTGATTCAAGAAAAACAGCAGCAACAATAAGTTcacttttaagtattttaatatgaatTCCGAGATTTACttacttatatttaaatttattttgaatatgtctATTATTTGTCAACGAGTTTAAATACTACTTTTCTTCACAGTAAAGCGGTTTTTGTATTTTCTGGAAACTGAAATTCGATGGGATCCAGTTGTTTTCtacatatttctatttatagcacGGGCTTTGAAACTGGGTATTGATGAATCGTTTAATAATGTgaagttatttttatgaattcacacatgggatttttttttgtggTTGTATTGGCAAACAAATTACCAATTAAAATCCCGTTCAAACAATTATTACGTAAGATATAAACACTTAAACAAGTTTAGAGCTACGGCCCCAGGGTTCCAGTGTTTGACACACTCCgacttcttttattttcatatttcatggTCCGCTTCGACTGatttgtatgttcttttaactttatcttttctatttcttttgatCTAGGTCGTTCCGTTCGCAAACGAAAGTCAGGATGCAAGGGAAAAGAGAAAAAAGGTAAGAACTGTTAAAACCAAaagtactttttataaattgtttcagTGTTAGTGAATCAAATCGTTTAACAATCAAACTCAAAAAGGACGGTCTAGTGGTATTAGTATCTGCCTCTCATTCAAATGGTTCGAGCCACATCAGGGACGTTCCTTTGGCCTATAAATATGGGGCATGTTTCTATCAAGAAAACGGACCGGAGGTTGATTGATATCAAATGATAGATTGGTCACACACAAGCTGAGCGTCATACGATAACAGATTCAAAACAGAGATGAagaaaaagagaagaaaaaccAGCAggcatattatgttaaatagtCCAAGTTAAATTGCTATTTGAGCTTAAcgatataatgaaaaaaacataagaTTTCCATGGACTATCAAATAAATAGTCAATTTCAGAATAATCGTTGTTTCAGCGGAAACCACACAGgtcaatattcatatttttcaggGACATTCAAATCCGATGCTTTCCAGAAAAAAATCAGGTTGGGAGTAAGCACTAAAGATGAATTTAGATGGAAAGCGAAACGGTACATAAACGCTTtaatttatatctatatattaagACTGTGTTTTAATAGTAACTTAGTATATGAAAGCCTGATGGATACATGATGCAAAGACACATTAATAGTGAattatactaaaataaaaaacagcGAACCTTACAAAGtcttctttaaattttaatgtgcTATAGTATTAATTAAGGGCACacctttaaaatattattataatatgttcagtttaaaatattgagGTGATTAGATTTATCGGAGCAAACACCAGTCCAAGGCGACGACCAATATATATTATCTCATTAACTCCTTTATACCCGCATACAGAATTATTTAACTCTTGAGATACATAAATCTCATTCAGACATACCGTAAATAGGTGTCCCggtaaatcattttttatttatatatgcatatatatataaatactctTATTCTTGACCGTTGCCTTGTTGAATTGTAGCGTTTACACTAGTCTGATTGGAATTTTAGGTGTACAACAACGAAACGCAAACTATCTGAAAGAATTAGGTATGGAGGTGGAAGGTCCGAGAAGAAAAAAGGTAGGGACAGTTAACATCAGAATTATTAGTATATAGTCACAACACTAAGCAAGTTGAAACTAAGCAATAACTAAAaaagttgtctagtggtatgaGTGTCTGCCTCACAAACAAAAAGCTTTAGCCTAACCTCTGTATAAGTTTCTACTAAGGAAACGGCCCGGAAGGTGGTAAATACCTATCAGCATATAGATCAACACATTCAAGCTGAAACAAGCTAATTTTAAGtctaaaacaacaacttaatttTAGAattcacatttttcattttctcatATACCACGAATTAATGCTACTTGTAGTTAACGACTTCACGATAAAAATAATCAGATTTTCATGGACTATGAAATAAAGGaggttttgaaataaacaatgtttctgTCGacataatacatattatataattcaatttttacATATTACAGAGTCCCACAAAGGGTATGCACGACCATTTAGACCCAGGTCAGGCCCTCAGCCTGTGCCGATTGACAATTTTCGGGGCGGAGTTTCACGTCCATGGACTAGTCTACCGAAAGCGAACTTACCGACATCGTTCGGAGGTTTCCggttaagtttaaattaatatatccAATAACAAGTTCtttaatgaatgtttaaaagtgaaacaaaatcatatcAATCACTTAAGGATGTGTCTTTCTGCAAAATAATTGAGAGTACAGGTATGTCAGCCACTTGAatatacaatgttttgtttattaccttgtacatacatattgacatatttcatttaatatattttatgagtaATTATCGATGTACAATGTATAAGTcggaaataaacattttgtcatgTGATCAATGTAATGGTGTTGGTTGGTTATTTGACTGCGTCGGCCCCAATGGGAGTATCAGTGTTGTTTGGTTGTCAAGCATAATTCACAGACAGAATACTGGTATGAGCTACACTGGTTCATTAACGTGTCGTATTGTATAACGTTGACACACGAGACCTTCATTTAATATCCCTCCGGTACGGTTAGAGGCAAGCCCTGGGTCGAGACATAATTGTTCTGTTACTGGACCAAGGATCCTACAGATGGCCGGATGTGCGTAAGTAAGCTCTATATTGGTTCTTCTAGTATTTTTGGTTCGAAACAAGACAATCAAACTTACACGGGAAAACAGAAGGCTTGGTTTCTTTCgggcaataaatatttttgaacatacCTCCCCTAATGCCCGGTATAACTGAGACTTCGTTGATTCATATGGAAACGCTGTCAATGCCAAACAGCACTGGCCTCAGTATTAAAAGATGAAGTAAAGTTCAACGACATCGAAGAACCATCATTGCGGACCTTAACGCCCCTGCAATATACGTTTTCGCAAGATTTGTTAAAGATAAACAGCACGGTAAATGCAGTTACCATCTTGGATAAAAGTACTTCAAACCAACTAAAGCATCCAACGTATGAAACAGCAGCCTCTGTGTAATCTAAACTGTTTATTGTACCCAGTGGTAAGTGCAGAACTGACCACGCCCGCTAGTGTATACAGCAGAAGCCTCGGTTTGATCGAGACAAATCATTGTCTTCAAGAATAAGTAATACATTGACCACGCCCGCTCGTGCATGAAACTGCAGTTGTAGTTTAATCGAGACAGTTCATTGTCCGCAAGGATAAGTGCTGCACTGACTACGCCCGCTAGTGTATGAAACTGTAGTTTTAGTTAAATGGAAACAGTTCATTGTCCGCAAGGATAAGTGCTGCACTGACCACGCCCGCTAGTGTATGAAAAAGTAGTTTAGTTTAATTGAGATTGTTAATTGTCCACAATGGTAAGTGCAGCACTGACCACGCCCGCTAGTGTATGAAACAGCAGTTTTAGTTTAATCGAGACAGTTCATTGACCGCAATGGTAAGTGCTGCATTGACCACGCCCGTTCTTGTATGAAACAGCAGCTTTGGTTTTATCGAGACTGTTCATTGTCCACAAAGGTAATGGAAGCATTGTCCACTCCGGCTTTCAGGCTAGCATCGGCTTTCGCGTTTATCTATACGAGCCGAAATAAGTAACCGGGCATCAAACAATAACTGGTGAGAGTAGCCAAcagaaatatcattataaacaaTTACCATTCAAATTACACATTAATTACTACACATGTGATTTAAAGGATTATGTCCAATTAAACTATCACTCACAGTTGCTATATATTCCGATTTGTATAAGTCTGAGAATATCTTAGTCGTAAACCACACGGTGTTTAAGAGCGTAAAGGTACGGGCAGAACGTGTTAAGTTCATACATTTTCTTGAAACGCAGGGGCGTAACGCCTAGAAATATACGACCATACATACAATCTGTATTCAAAAGGATGtacatgaagttagcggcctagcgctCAAGCGGCCAAGCGACataaagttagcggcctagcggccttgcAGCCTGGCGGCGTGAGGTTAAAGGCCTAACGGCCTATCGGCCTAGCGGCATGATCTTGGCGGTCTTGCGGCCTAGCAgctatttttttctctatttcaaagcaattgctaatgcattttctttgaaaacaatggtatatcaacgtgttttaataaattagcatagcggccttaaattgttctCTTTACCAGAGCATTTCTcttctaaaaaataataaatgtactgctttaatacacaaattatcaatctgaagtgattttaaacattttttttcaaaacagtcgatcaagcacttaaGCACTTCACAATGGCTAGTACATTACGCCTGGAAATTAACGATCAGAAGCCTTAACATCTGTATTGAAACGGGGCCCAGCACGGTTACTTTACTTTGCTGGTATCATTTAAGTAGAAGCGAAGTTATAGTAAATGATCCTGAAATGTCACAGGAACCagacttattaaaaaaatgcataaatatcgAAAGTAAAAATGAACTCTTATATTGATGCAAGCCACacttataatataagaaatattagaatata encodes the following:
- the LOC128218708 gene encoding uncharacterized protein LOC128218708, with amino-acid sequence MGKAQGNRASRSVRKRKSGCKGKEKKGTFKSDAFQKKIRLGVSTKDEFRWKAKRCTTTKRKLSERIRYGGGRSEKKKESHKGYARPFRPRSGPQPVPIDNFRGGVSRPWTSLPKANLPTSFGGFRLSLN